Proteins encoded in a region of the Globicephala melas chromosome 1, mGloMel1.2, whole genome shotgun sequence genome:
- the TBX19 gene encoding T-box transcription factor TBX19 translates to MIVTKNGRRMFPVLKISVTGLDPNAMYSLLLDFVPTDSHRWKYVNGEWVPAGKPEVSSHSCVYIHPDSPNFGAHWMKAPISFSKVKLTNKLNGGGQIMLNSLHKYEPQVHIVRVGGAHRMVMNCSFPETQFIAVTAYQNEEITALKIKYNPFAKAFLDAKERNHLKDVPEAMSESQHVAYSHLGGWIFSNPDGVCTAGNANYQYATPLPLSAPHTHHGCEHYSGLRGHHRQAPYPSAYMHRNHSPSVNLIESPSNNLQVFSGADSWTSLPSTPHASILSVPHTSGPINPGPSPYPCLWTISNGGGGPSGSGSEVHAGSPGAFLLGNPAVTSPLSTQAPASAGVEVLGEPSLTSIAVSTWTAVTSHPFSGCSSPGGGGRQSPSSLES, encoded by the exons ATGATCGTGACCAAGAACGGCAG aCGGATGTTCCCGGTCCTAAAGATTAGCGTCACGGGGCTGGACCCCAATGCCATGTACTCGCTCTTGCTGGACTTTGTCCCAACGGACAGTCACCGCTGGAAGTACGTCAATGGGGAATGGGTGCCCGCGGGCAAGCCAGAGGTCTCCAGCCACAGCTGTGTCTACATCCACCCGGACTCCCCCAACTTCGGGGCCCACTGGATGAAGGCACCCATCTCCTTCAGCAAAGTGAAGCTGACCAACAAGCTCAACGGAGGTGGGCAG ATAATGTTGAATTCTCTGCATAAATATGAACCCCAGGTTCACATAGTACGTGTTGGAGGTGCCCATCGAATGGTGATGAACTGCTCCTTCCCTGAAACCCAGTTCATAGCTGTGACTGCCTATCAGAACgaggag ATAACAGCTCTCAAAATCAAGTACAACCCTTTTGCCAAAGCCTTCTTGGATGCTAAGGAAAG GAACCACCTCAAAGATGTTCCGGAAGCTATGTCTGAGAGCCAGCATGTGGCCTATTCTCACT TGGGAGGCTGGATCTTTTCCAATCCGGATGGTGTATGCACAGCAGGAAACGCCAATTACCAGTATGCTACTCCTTTGCCTCTGTCTGCTCCCCACACCCACCATGGCTGTGAGCACTATTCTGGCCTCCGAGGACACCACCGGCAGGCTCCATACCCTTCTGCGTACATGCACAGAAACCACTCTCCCTCAG TGAATTTGATAGAAAGCCCCAGCAATAATCTGCAAGTTTTCTCTGGAGCCGACAGCTGGACTTCCTTACCCTCCACACCCCACGCCAGCATCCTGTCTGTACCTCACACCAGCGGACCGATCAATCCAGGGCCTAG cCCCTACCCGTGCCTGTGGACCATCAGTAACGGTGGCGGGGGCCCTTCCGGGTCGGGCTCAGAGGTGCACGCCGGCTCCCCGGGAGCGTTTCTCCTGGGTAATCCAGCTGTGACTTCGCCCCTCTCCACCCAAGCTCCTGCTTCGGCTGGTGTGGAGGTTCTGGGGGAGCCCTCACTGACCAGCATCGCTGTGTCTACCTGGACAGCAGTGACCTCGCATCCCTTCTCAGGCTGTAGTAGCCCGGGTGGGGGTGGGCGCCAGTCTCCCTCCTCACTGGAGAGTTAA